From Eleftheria terrae, the proteins below share one genomic window:
- a CDS encoding response regulator, which yields MKPPVPARILLLEDSDIDAELLCSHLLKARPELEIIRAVRRSEYEAALRPGELDLILADYSLPDYDGLTALQLAQERLPDVPFIFVSGVLGEDVAVEALRQGATDYVLKRSLGRLPRTIERALADARERQRRRQAEAALGDSEANMRLALAAAELGLWHYVPAEDRLGWDSRSQLMFGLPGQPQVRHEELLARVSPADRDGLRSAMQAAMQPGGEDLLLREFRTHAADGSERWVVMRGQAFFERGRCHRVSGVVQDVTDQKAAEARQRQTELLFRLAAEAAGIGVWELDIEGDRLWFDAGLRTLADVPDGPVPDYATMLHNAVHPDDRAEVDRSLRAALRPGAPPELEYEHRMIGLQGGRMRWVAVKGRRIVGSDGRPRLVGTARDVTEQRRRDEVLRQVNRDLEASVAQRTRERDRIWNLSVDLMAVCRPDATLTSVNPAWESVLGWSAEALQEASLLDFLHPDEVADTRQRLRSLAHGSVTRTQDSRLRHRDGGWRWIRWTASADNGLVYAIGRDVTEERAAAEELAATNRELKAQISERSRVENTLQQMQRLEAVGQLTSGVAHDFNNLLTVVLSNIGLIERLLQQRPESVDERVVQRLDSMRNAAQRGATLTTQLLAFSRRQRLEPQEVDFNDVVAGMRDLLQTTMGGSVAIETALAPRLWPALVDPTQLELIILNLAINARDAMEVGGTLTVRTGNVTLQQRPARPEEPEPGDYVSLTVSDTGSGMSDEVLAKAFEPFFTTKEVGKGSGLGLAQVYGFAKQSGGGVRIETEPGRGTSVHVYMPRAPASAASRPGSTEPENTGATAQQPPQPTHTVLLVDDDEDVREVTAALLELDGYTVLQARNGAAALEMVARCRDIDAVIADFAMPGMNGAELGRALQRSHPALPVLYVTGFADLAALRDVHEDYVLQKPLPHSEMASRLQRVLATPASRRLATQP from the coding sequence GTGAAGCCGCCCGTTCCTGCCCGCATCCTGTTGCTGGAAGACAGCGACATCGACGCCGAGCTGCTCTGCAGCCACCTGCTGAAGGCCCGGCCGGAGCTCGAAATCATCCGTGCCGTGCGCCGCAGCGAATACGAAGCCGCCTTGCGGCCTGGCGAGCTCGACCTCATCCTGGCCGACTACTCGCTGCCGGACTACGACGGCCTCACCGCCCTGCAGCTGGCGCAGGAACGGTTGCCCGACGTGCCCTTCATCTTCGTCTCGGGGGTGCTGGGTGAGGACGTGGCGGTGGAAGCGCTGCGCCAGGGCGCCACCGACTACGTGCTCAAGCGCAGCCTGGGGCGGCTGCCGCGCACCATCGAACGCGCCCTGGCCGACGCCCGTGAGCGGCAGCGCCGCCGCCAGGCCGAGGCGGCGCTCGGCGACAGCGAAGCCAACATGCGGCTGGCCCTGGCCGCCGCGGAGCTGGGGCTGTGGCACTACGTGCCGGCGGAAGACCGCCTGGGCTGGGACAGCCGCAGCCAGCTGATGTTCGGCCTGCCCGGGCAGCCACAGGTGCGGCACGAGGAGCTGCTGGCCCGCGTGTCGCCCGCCGACCGGGACGGCCTGCGCTCGGCGATGCAGGCCGCCATGCAACCCGGCGGCGAAGACCTGCTGCTGCGCGAGTTCCGTACCCACGCGGCCGACGGCAGCGAGCGCTGGGTGGTGATGCGCGGCCAGGCCTTCTTCGAGCGCGGCCGGTGCCACCGGGTCTCGGGCGTCGTGCAGGACGTGACCGACCAGAAAGCCGCCGAAGCGCGCCAGCGCCAGACCGAGCTGCTGTTCCGGCTGGCGGCCGAGGCCGCCGGCATCGGCGTGTGGGAGCTCGACATCGAAGGCGACCGGCTGTGGTTCGATGCCGGCCTGCGCACGCTGGCCGATGTGCCCGACGGCCCGGTCCCCGACTACGCCACCATGCTGCACAACGCCGTGCATCCCGACGACCGGGCCGAAGTCGACCGCTCCCTGCGCGCCGCGCTGCGGCCCGGCGCGCCCCCCGAACTCGAATACGAGCACCGCATGATCGGCCTGCAGGGCGGCCGCATGCGCTGGGTGGCGGTGAAAGGCCGCCGCATCGTCGGCTCCGACGGCCGTCCCCGCCTGGTGGGCACGGCGCGCGACGTGACCGAACAGCGCCGCCGCGACGAAGTGTTGCGCCAGGTCAACCGCGACCTGGAGGCCAGCGTCGCCCAGCGCACCCGCGAGCGCGACCGCATCTGGAACCTCAGTGTCGACCTGATGGCCGTCTGCCGGCCGGACGCGACGCTCACCTCCGTCAACCCGGCCTGGGAAAGCGTGCTGGGCTGGTCAGCCGAGGCCTTGCAGGAAGCCAGCCTGCTCGATTTCCTGCACCCCGACGAAGTGGCCGACACGCGGCAGCGGCTGCGCTCGCTGGCACACGGCAGCGTCACGCGCACGCAGGACAGCCGGCTGCGCCACCGCGACGGCGGCTGGCGCTGGATACGCTGGACGGCCAGCGCCGACAACGGCCTGGTCTACGCCATCGGGCGCGATGTCACCGAAGAGCGGGCCGCCGCCGAGGAACTGGCGGCCACCAACCGCGAGCTCAAGGCGCAGATCAGCGAACGCAGCCGCGTCGAGAACACGCTGCAGCAGATGCAGCGGCTGGAAGCGGTCGGCCAGCTCACCTCGGGTGTGGCGCACGACTTCAACAACCTGCTGACGGTGGTGCTCAGCAACATCGGCCTGATCGAACGGCTGCTGCAGCAGCGCCCGGAGTCGGTCGACGAACGTGTCGTGCAGCGGCTCGACTCCATGCGCAACGCGGCCCAGCGCGGTGCCACGCTCACCACCCAGCTGCTGGCCTTCTCCCGGCGGCAGCGGCTGGAGCCGCAGGAGGTGGACTTCAACGACGTGGTGGCCGGCATGCGGGACCTGCTGCAGACCACCATGGGCGGCAGCGTCGCCATCGAAACCGCCCTGGCCCCGCGTCTGTGGCCGGCCCTGGTGGACCCGACGCAGCTGGAGCTCATCATCCTCAACCTGGCCATTAACGCGCGCGACGCGATGGAGGTCGGCGGCACCCTCACCGTGCGCACCGGCAACGTCACCCTGCAGCAGCGGCCCGCGCGGCCCGAAGAGCCGGAGCCCGGCGACTATGTCTCGCTGACCGTCAGCGACACCGGCAGCGGCATGAGCGACGAGGTGCTGGCCAAGGCCTTCGAGCCCTTCTTCACCACCAAGGAGGTCGGCAAAGGCTCCGGGCTGGGGCTGGCCCAGGTGTATGGCTTCGCCAAGCAGTCGGGGGGTGGCGTGCGCATCGAGACCGAGCCGGGCCGCGGCACCTCGGTGCACGTCTACATGCCGCGCGCTCCGGCGTCCGCGGCCAGTCGCCCGGGCAGCACCGAGCCGGAGAACACCGGCGCCACCGCGCAGCAGCCGCCGCAGCCCACGCACACGGTGTTGCTGGTCGACGACGATGAGGACGTGCGCGAAGTGACCGCCGCCCTGCTGGAGCTGGACGGCTACACCGTGCTGCAGGCCCGCAACGGGGCCGCGGCCCTGGAGATGGTGGCGCGCTGCCGCGACATCGATGCCGTCATTGCCGACTTCGCGATGCCCGGCATGAACGGCGCAGAACTGGGCCGGGCGCTGCAACGCTCGCATCCGGCGCTGCCGGTGCTCTACGTGACCGGCTTTGCCGACCTGGCTGCCCTGCGCGACGTGCACGAAGACTACGTGCTGCAAAAGCCGCTACCGCATAGCGAAATGGCCAGCCGCCTGCAGCGCGTGCTGGCGACGCCGGCCAGCCGGCGGCTGGCCACCCAGCCTTGA
- a CDS encoding serine/threonine-protein kinase: protein MKHPERLGKYPITAVLGEGAMGVVYKAYDPDIKRLVAIKTIRKQLVEDSPQAASIAERFRNEAQAAGRLLHPGIVAVYEYGEDRERAFIAMEYVEGHSVAHYLGRKILFPEQDILSIMVQLLSALDHAHQQGVWHRDIKPANLIITRHGKLKIADFGIARVDAGGLTQLNAIVGTPGYMAPEQYTGEKLDHRVDLWAAGVLLYQLLTGQLPFNGTAESLMYRILHEEPVRPSQHVGSSRPEHYDRVVALALAKRPSARYASALAFRDDLLTHCSSPVSATVSEETVIMEMVRPGMPLPSGSPGPQSLPAAGSVISVGSLDAAAASAPTPTTAPPTHWDAATLSQLETTLAKFVGPMAKVLVRRAARECADLDTLRHRLAEHLQTERERTTFIGQPLTTGGSPLRPTGTPAPGTTGAPAPGTSPRPASGIALTPDFVERAQRVLASHIGPIARIVAKKAAAQAGTREQFIQLLGQHLDDEAARGRLLNQLQHLA, encoded by the coding sequence ATGAAACATCCTGAGCGTCTCGGCAAATACCCCATCACGGCCGTCCTCGGCGAGGGCGCCATGGGCGTGGTCTACAAGGCCTACGACCCGGACATCAAGCGCCTCGTCGCGATCAAGACCATCCGCAAGCAGCTGGTCGAGGACAGCCCGCAGGCCGCCTCCATCGCGGAGCGCTTCCGCAACGAGGCGCAGGCGGCTGGCCGCCTGCTGCACCCGGGCATCGTCGCCGTCTACGAGTACGGCGAGGACCGGGAGCGCGCCTTTATCGCGATGGAGTATGTCGAGGGGCACAGCGTCGCCCACTACCTGGGCCGCAAGATCCTGTTCCCCGAGCAGGACATCCTGAGCATCATGGTGCAGCTGCTGAGCGCGCTGGACCATGCGCACCAGCAGGGCGTGTGGCACCGCGACATCAAGCCGGCCAATCTCATCATCACCCGCCATGGCAAGCTCAAGATCGCCGACTTCGGCATCGCGCGGGTCGATGCCGGCGGGCTGACGCAGCTGAACGCCATCGTCGGCACGCCTGGCTACATGGCGCCCGAGCAATACACCGGGGAGAAGCTCGACCACCGGGTGGACCTGTGGGCGGCCGGCGTGCTGCTCTACCAGCTGCTGACGGGGCAGCTGCCCTTCAACGGCACGGCCGAGTCGCTGATGTATCGCATCCTGCACGAGGAGCCGGTGCGGCCGTCGCAGCACGTCGGGTCCTCGCGGCCGGAGCACTACGACCGGGTGGTGGCGCTGGCCCTGGCCAAGCGGCCGTCGGCCCGCTATGCGAGCGCGCTGGCCTTCCGAGACGACCTGCTGACCCATTGCAGCTCGCCGGTGAGTGCCACCGTGTCGGAAGAGACCGTCATCATGGAGATGGTGCGGCCCGGCATGCCGCTGCCGTCCGGCTCGCCGGGTCCGCAGAGCCTGCCGGCGGCGGGCAGCGTGATCTCGGTGGGCTCGCTCGATGCGGCGGCTGCCAGTGCGCCGACGCCCACCACCGCGCCGCCCACCCACTGGGACGCGGCCACCTTGTCGCAGCTGGAAACCACGCTGGCGAAGTTCGTGGGGCCCATGGCGAAGGTGCTGGTGCGTCGCGCCGCACGGGAATGCGCCGACCTCGACACCCTGCGTCACCGCCTGGCCGAGCACCTGCAGACCGAGCGCGAGCGCACCACCTTCATCGGCCAGCCGCTCACCACCGGCGGCTCCCCGCTGCGCCCGACCGGTACGCCGGCGCCGGGCACCACGGGCGCGCCGGCTCCCGGCACCTCACCGCGGCCGGCCAGCGGCATCGCGCTGACGCCGGACTTCGTGGAGCGGGCGCAGCGGGTGCTGGCCAGCCACATCGGCCCGATCGCTCGCATCGTGGCCAAGAAGGCAGCCGCCCAGGCCGGCACGCGGGAACAGTTCATCCAGCTGCTGGGCCAGCACCTGGATGACGAGGCCGCTCGCGGCCGATTGCTGAACCAGCTGCAGCACCTGGCCTGA
- a CDS encoding c-type heme family protein, which yields MKLLVKFNLVFVLVFVLGLGVTGYISRDLLQRNAQQEVLDHARLLMEKALAVRAYTSGQIGPLLETQMKYSFLPQSVPAYSATEVLATLHKKYPDYAYKEATLNPTNPRDRAVEWEVDIVNQFRNSPDVKEFVGQRDTPSGRSLYIARPIQIKDPACLRCHSTVDAAPKPMVDRYGPANGFGWNFNEIIGAQVVSVPMTVPLQRAASAFNVFMGMLTAVFVVIGLALNLMLWKLVIQPVSRLSAIADRVSLGEMDAPEFKASSKDEIGTLAESFTRMRKSLVQAMKMLDG from the coding sequence ATGAAACTGCTCGTCAAGTTCAACCTGGTGTTCGTGCTCGTGTTCGTGCTCGGCCTGGGGGTCACCGGCTACATCAGCCGCGACCTGCTGCAGCGCAACGCGCAGCAGGAAGTGCTGGACCATGCCCGCCTGCTGATGGAGAAGGCGCTGGCGGTGCGGGCCTACACCTCCGGTCAGATCGGCCCGCTGCTCGAGACCCAGATGAAGTACAGCTTCCTGCCCCAGTCGGTGCCGGCCTACTCGGCCACCGAGGTGCTGGCCACGCTGCACAAGAAGTACCCTGACTACGCCTACAAGGAAGCGACGCTGAACCCGACCAACCCGCGCGACCGGGCGGTCGAATGGGAGGTCGACATCGTCAACCAGTTCCGCAACTCGCCCGATGTGAAGGAGTTCGTCGGACAGCGCGACACACCCAGCGGCCGCTCGCTCTACATCGCCCGCCCGATCCAGATCAAGGACCCCGCCTGCCTGCGCTGCCACAGCACGGTGGACGCGGCACCCAAGCCGATGGTGGACCGCTACGGCCCGGCCAACGGTTTCGGCTGGAACTTCAACGAGATCATCGGCGCCCAGGTGGTGTCGGTGCCGATGACGGTGCCGCTGCAGCGCGCGGCCAGCGCCTTCAACGTGTTCATGGGCATGCTGACGGCGGTGTTCGTCGTCATCGGGCTGGCGCTCAACCTGATGCTGTGGAAGCTGGTGATCCAGCCGGTCAGCCGCCTGTCGGCCATCGCCGACCGGGTCAGCCTGGGCGAGATGGATGCTCCCGAGTTCAAGGCCAGCAGCAAGGACGAGATCGGCACGCTGGCCGAGTCGTTCACCCGCATGCGCAAGAGCCTGGTGCAGGCCATGAAGATGCTGGACGGCTGA